The genomic window GCAGAGCCCAGACCAGGGGGATCGCCACCCAGCCCGGCCAGAAGTAACCCATCCCACTCATCGCCCAGATGAGGACGCAGACCACGAAGACCGCTGCCATGCCCTGGAAGCCGGATCGCCCCGATTTGTGCTTCTGCCCCGGAACCGGCGTCAACTGATCCACCGGCTCGGCCGAGACCACCTGAGACTTCGCCACCGGCACGGTCCCGGGCAGATCGTCGAGCAGACCGTCCAGATCGCCGTAGGTCTTCGCCGCGTAGGCCCGCTGCACCCGCTCGTCATACTCGCTCAGGTCCAGCCGGCCCTCGTCCAGCGCGGCCTTCAACTGATCGGCGACCTTCTGGCGATCGCCGTCGGCGGCCCGCATCCCCTCATGCCCCATGCGTCCCAGCATGCCAGGAGGCCGCCAGCGCCATCTATGGCTGCCGGGCGGTCACCAGATCGCCCAGCCGGGCCCGTCCGCCGTCCGGAGCGGTGGTGACCCACACTCCGTCGGCCATCAGAGCCATGGTGTGCTCCACGTGGGCGGCCCGGGAGCCGTCCCGGGTCACCACGGTCCACCCGTCGCTGAGTTCAGCCGTCCGTGGCGATCCCAGCGTGATCATCGGCTCGATCGCCAGCGCCAGACCCGGCTCCAGCCGGATACCACGCCCCGGCTTGCCGTGGTTGAGCACGTGCGGGTCCTGGTGCATCTCGGTGCCGATGCCGTGGCCGCCGTAACCGTCGACGATGCCGTACCGGCCCGCCTTGCGAATGGTCTTCTCGATGTTGAACGAGATGTCGGTCAGCCGGCCGCGCCCGTTGGCCACCCCGCGCGCCGCGGCGGCGATCCCGGCCCACATCGCGTCCTCGGCCACCTCGGCCATCTTCAGCAGGGCCGGCGCGGTCTCGCCGACGCCGACCGTGATCGCCGAGTCGCCGTGCCAGCCCTCCAGAACGGCGCCACAGTCCAGCGAGACCAGATCACCCTCCCGCAGCACCTGATCCGTGCTGGGGATGCCGTGCACCACCTGCTCGTTGACCGAGGCGCAGATCGAGGCGGGGAAGCCGTGGTAGCCCTTGAACGACGGAACGGCGCCCGCGTCGCGGATCACCTTCTCGGCGACGGCGTCCAGGTCCCCGGTGGAGACACCGGGCGCGACCGCCGCCCGCATCGCTTCCAGAGCCGCGAAGACGACCAGGCCGGCGGCCCGCATCAGCTCGATCTGCTCGGGGGTCTTCAGCTGAATGTCCAGCTCTTGGCGGCGCATGGCGGTGAGCCTAACTCTCTCGATCTCAACATGCTTTGTTCTGTACATGACACCGCCCCGGGGTTGGCCCGGGGCGGTGCAGTGCTTCTGACCGGTACTTCTGACCGGCGCCGACCTCAGTCGGCTCTGACTCTGGCGCCGACTCTCGCCTTCGCCTTCGCCGGTGTCAGCCGCCGAACGACTGCAGAGCGTCTATCGCGCGCATCGTCACGTCCTCGACCGGGCCGGTCGCGTCGATGCCCACCAGCTTGCCCTGAGCGCCGTAGAAGTCGACAAGCGGAGCGGTCTTGTCGGCGTACTCGACGAGCCGGTTACCGATCGTCTCGGCCTTGTCGTCGTCGCGCTGGAACAGCTCGCTGCCGCACCTGTCGCAGATGTCGTCCTTGCTCGTCGGGTCGAACTCGACGTGCCAGATCTTTCCGCAACCACGGCAGGTACGGCGGCCGGAGAGCCGGCGGATTACCTCGTCGTCGTCGACCACGAGTTCCATCACCAGGTCCAGCGCCGTGCCCAGGTCGGCCAAGAGCTTGTCCAGGGCCGAGGCCTGCGGCACGGTCCGCGGGAAGCCGTCCAGCAGGAAACCGTCACCGGCGTCCGGCTCGGCGAGCCGGTCGCGGACCATGTTGATGGTCACCTCGTCGGGGACGAGCTGCCCGGCGTCCATGTAGCGCTTGGCTTCGACGCCCAGCGGCGTCCCCTGCGACACGTTCGCCCGGAAGATGTCCCCGGTCGAGATCTTCGGTACTGCGAGATGGGCGGCGATGAACTCAGCCTGGGTCCCCTTGCCGGCCCCCGGAGGGCCCACCAGTACCAGCCGCACCTACATCGCCTCGCTTCGGTCCTGAGAAACCACGCACACCGACGCCAGAGCCCCCCGGCCCCGCGTACCCACTACCGGAGGAACCCTTCGTAGTTCCGCTGCATGAGCTGGCTCTCGATCTGCTTCACCGTCTCCAGGCCCACACCCACCATGATCAGCACCGCGGTACCACCGAACGGGAAGTTCTGGTACTGCTGCTGATTCAGCCAGATGAAGAAGAAGTTCGGCAGGACCGAGATCAGGCCAAGGTACAACGCCCCCGGCAGGGTGATCCGGCTGAGGATGAAGTCCAGGTAGTCGGCGGTGGGCTTGCCCGGACGGATGCCCGGCACGAAACCACCGTACTTCTTCATGTTCTCCGCGACCTCGGTCGGGTTGAACGTGATCGAGACGTAGAAGTACGTGAAGAAGATGATCAGTAGGAAGTAGACGCCGATGTAGAACGGGCTGGTCGCGTCCGCCAGGTACCGCTGGATCCAGACCTGGTAGTCCGCCAGGTTGTTCTGGTCGAAGAACTGCAGGTACAGCTGCGGCAGGTAGAGCAGCGACGAGGCGAAGATGACCGGGACGACACCCGCCTGGTTGACCTTCAGCGGGATGTAAGTCGAGGTTCCGCCGTACATCCGCC from Actinoplanes derwentensis includes these protein-coding regions:
- a CDS encoding adenylate kinase, with product MRLVLVGPPGAGKGTQAEFIAAHLAVPKISTGDIFRANVSQGTPLGVEAKRYMDAGQLVPDEVTINMVRDRLAEPDAGDGFLLDGFPRTVPQASALDKLLADLGTALDLVMELVVDDDEVIRRLSGRRTCRGCGKIWHVEFDPTSKDDICDRCGSELFQRDDDKAETIGNRLVEYADKTAPLVDFYGAQGKLVGIDATGPVEDVTMRAIDALQSFGG
- a CDS encoding DUF1707 SHOCT-like domain-containing protein yields the protein MGHEGMRAADGDRQKVADQLKAALDEGRLDLSEYDERVQRAYAAKTYGDLDGLLDDLPGTVPVAKSQVVSAEPVDQLTPVPGQKHKSGRSGFQGMAAVFVVCVLIWAMSGMGYFWPGWVAIPLVWALLAHFRDRGNRGH
- the map gene encoding type I methionyl aminopeptidase, whose amino-acid sequence is MRRQELDIQLKTPEQIELMRAAGLVVFAALEAMRAAVAPGVSTGDLDAVAEKVIRDAGAVPSFKGYHGFPASICASVNEQVVHGIPSTDQVLREGDLVSLDCGAVLEGWHGDSAITVGVGETAPALLKMAEVAEDAMWAGIAAAARGVANGRGRLTDISFNIEKTIRKAGRYGIVDGYGGHGIGTEMHQDPHVLNHGKPGRGIRLEPGLALAIEPMITLGSPRTAELSDGWTVVTRDGSRAAHVEHTMALMADGVWVTTAPDGGRARLGDLVTARQP